The Vulpes vulpes isolate BD-2025 chromosome 8, VulVul3, whole genome shotgun sequence genome has a window encoding:
- the GJA8 gene encoding gap junction alpha-8 protein produces the protein MGDWSFLGNILEEVNEHSTVIGRVWLTVLFIFRILILGTAAEFVWGDEQSDFVCNTQQPGCENVCYDEAFPISHIRLWVLQIIFVSTPSLVYVGHAVHHVRMEEKRKEREAEELCQQAAGDGGDRVPLAADQGSIKKGSNSSKGTKKFRLEGTLLRTYICHIIFKTLFEVGFIVGHYFLYGFRILPLYRCSRWPCPNVVDCFVSRPTEKTIFILFMLSVASVSLFLNILEMSHLGLKRIRSAFKRPVEQPLGEIPEKSLHSIAVSSIQKAKGYQLLEEEKIVSHYFPLTEVGMVETSPLSAKPFSQFEEKMGTGPLGDLSRAYQETLPSYAQVGAQEGEGEEQPVEEGAEPEVGDKRQEAETVSTEGQETMAVLEGEKAETPEVEKEGEKEELQAEKVSKQGLPAEKSPSLCPDLTRDDTRPLSRLSKASSRARSDDLTV, from the coding sequence ATGGGTGACTGGAGCTTCCTGGGGAACATCTTGGAGGAGGTGAATGAGCACTCCACGGTCATCGGCAGGGTCTGGCTCACGGTGCTGTTCATCTTCCGGATCCTCATCCTGGGCACGGCCGCCGAGTTCGTGTGGGGGGATGAGCAGTCCGACTTCGTGTGCAACACCCAGCAGCCCGGCTGCGAAAACGTGTGCTACGACGAGGCCTTCCCCATCTCGCACATCCGCCTCTGGGTGCTGCAGATCATCTTCGTGTCCACGCCGTCGCTGGTGTACGTGGGCCACGCGGTGCACCATGTCCGCATGGAGGAGAAGCGCAAGGAGCGCGAGGCCGAGGAGCTGTGCCAGCAGGCGGCGGGCGACGGCGGCGACAGGGTGCCGCTGGCCGCCGACCAGGGCAGCATCAAGAAGGGCAGCAACAGCAGCAAAGGCACCAAGAAGTTCCGCCTGGAGGGCACCCTGCTGAGGACCTACATCTGCCACATCATCTTCAAGACCCTCTTCGAGGTGGGCTTCATCGTGGGCCACTACTTCCTGTACGGTTTCCGGATCCTGCCCCTCTATCGCTGCAGCAGGTGGCCCTGCCCCAACGTGGTGGACTGCTTCGTGTCACGGCCCACAGAGAAAACCATCTTCATCCTGTTCATGCTGTCGGTGGCCTCCGTGTCCCTCTTCCTCAACATCCTGGAGATGAGTCACCTGGGCCTCAAGAGGATCCGGTCTGCCTTCAAGAGGCCGGTGGAGCAGCCGCTGGGGGAGATCCCTGAGAAGTCCCTCCACTCCATCGCTGTCTCCTCCATCCAGAAAGCCAAGGGCTACCAGCTgctggaggaagagaaaattgTGTCCCACTATTTCCCTTTGACCGAGGTCGGGATGGTGGAGACCAGCCCACTTTCTGCCAAGCCTTTCAGTCAGTTCGAGGAGAAGATGGGCACCGGGCCCCTAGGGGACCTGTCCCGAGCTTACCAAGAGACACTGCCTTCCTATGCTCAGGTGGGAGCCCAGGAGGGGGAGGGCGAGGAGCAGCCCGTGGAGGAGGGGGCGGAACCAGAGGTGGGGGACAAGAGGCAGGAAGCTGAGACAGTGAGCACAGAGGGGCAGGAGACCATGGCTGTGCTGGAGGGGGAGAAAGCCGAGACTCCCGAGGTGGAGAAGGAGGGCGAGAAGGAAGAGCTGCAGGCTGAGAAGGTTTCAAAGCAAGGGCTGCCCGCAGAGAAGTCACCTTCACTGTGTCCAGACCTGACCAGGGATGACACCAGACCCCTGAGCAGGCTGAGCAAAGCCAGCAGCCGGGCGAGGTCAGACGATCTAACCGTATGA